The Thermodesulfovibrionales bacterium genomic interval ACAGGTATTGAACCTCTTCCCTTGTACTTTCATCTGTAACAATGGCTGGTGTGAAGTCCTCTTCCTGAACCTGCTCCTCTATTTCCTCTATAATTTCTTCTTTTTTACTTCTCTTAGTTTTTATTCCTACAGAAAAGAGTGCCACAGGACTCATCATTATAAGAGAAAATATGAAAAGCATAAAAGAAAATACAAAAGAACCAAAGGTTGAGAAAAGGCTCTGGAGAAATCCTGAAATAAGAGTTCCTGTCATACCCCCTAGAGACCTTTCGGTGGAAAAATTAAAAGAATTTTCAACTAAACCCATGAGTACAGAAAGGGAAATCAGAAAAAGTAAACTTCCTGCCAGATAGATTATATGACCCTCTTTATGTAGAAGCCTTCGAAGTCCCCATATAATAAGAAAGAGTGGTATAAAAAAGGCTGAAAAACCAAAGAAAGAAAAAAGGATATCTGCAAAATTTGCACCTATAACACCACCATAATTCTTAACAGCTTTCTCAGAATAAGTAAAAATGGAGGGATCCTGTGGTGAATAGGTAATCAGTGAAACAAGGCAGAATAGTCCCAAAAGAATAGAGGATATCCCTTTAAGCTCATTTTTTAACCTTTTGAACTCCATATCAAAGATATTTTAGCCTATTTAGAAGAATAAGGCTACTGTATGTATTTATTCATATGACTGGAAAGCATTGAGTTTCATAACTAAGATTTTCAATAGAAATCTATGCTTTTCCCTAAAATGCCGAAATAGTGTGCAAGTTAGTAAGAGCTGAAGAGATTTTACGTACACAGGCCTTACCCCACAGAACTATCAGGGAAAGGATTTCATGAAAGTCAGGAAAAATTCAGGTTGACCTGATAGGTACATCAGGATCTGAGCTTGCTGGATGCAATGAAAATGCATCAGTGTAAGATTTTTTAATAAAACCAGAGCTAATCCTTAAATACGGGATTTCAAAAAAATAGGAATATGAGAGCAGCAAGTCCGAACCTATAATATACAAAAAGATCTATCCTGTGCCTCTGTAGATATTTAATTAAAAAACCTATGGCAATAAGACCTGAGATAAAAGATGCAATCATGCCCGACAGGAATATACTGTAATCTATCTGAGGCTCATGAATGAGTCTCTTAAAACCAATCAATGACGCTCCTGCAATAACAGGTGTTGAAAGCAGAAAAGAAAACCTTGCAGAATCCTCTCTTTTTAAACCCATTAAGAAACCTGCAGCTATTGTGATACCTGACCTTGAGACTCCAGGTATTAAGGCAATTGTCTGGAAAAGGCCAATAAACAGGCAGTCTATAAATCTTAGCTCTTCAATATTTTTTTTGCCTGATAACCTGTCTGTAAGTAACATAAAAAACCCTATCACCGATAGGCTTAAGGCAACAACAAAGGGATCTCTCAATTCCTTTTCTACAATATCCTCCAAAAAAATTCCAGTCAGCCCGGCAGGTATAGTTGCAATAATAATAAAAATTAACAATCTTCTTTCATGAAGGATAATCCTGACCCAGTCTCTGATGAAATATACCAGCACAGCAAGAAGTGTCCCTGCATGGAGGGCTATATCAAAGGTAAGGGTATCCACTGTGCCTTGCCATCCGAAAAACTTCGGAACAAGTATGAGATGGGCTGTACTGCTTATGGGTAGGAATTCAGTTATTCCCTGAATTATTCCAAGTATTACCGCCTCAAACATGGAAGGTATTTTACCATATATGATTTGAATCATGTAATGACATGTCAAGTAAGGTTATAATAAATCATGAAAGAAAGCTGCCCAGGAAGCAGAGAGATCACCCATCCCTACCCGGAACAAATCCGCTGCCCTTACTGTTACAGAGAGAATGAAATATGGTCAGACGAGGTAGAGATAGAGTGCAGGGGATGTGGAAAGACCATTTCAAGGGACATGAAGCCCAATTGCATACTCTGGTGTCCTGCTGCTAAAGAGTGCTTGGGTGTTGAAAGATATGAAAAAATTATTAAGGCAATAAAATGATCCAGAAAGTTTTTTGAGGGAGGGCAAAGCCCTCCCTTTATCTTCAGTGTTGAGCAGGAAAGAATGTATAACTGACCCAGACAAGAACAAAAAGAAGTATTATACCAAGCACCAGACTCCAGGTAATCAGCTTTTTTTCAACTGGCAGGAGTTCTTCGTATTCCATCTTTTTTAATTCCTCTGCCACCTTCGGCTCTTCGGGCATATTAAAATCACCTCCTCCTTTATTTGTGAAATTTTAAGAATTATCCACTTATTATTGGAGGTTTTACTCCATGAAAGAAAATCCATGATATCAGGAGCCCTATCCAGAGAATGAATCCGAATAGACATATGAGATATACAAGTGCCAGTTTTCCAATTCCTTCCTCCCACAGCTTCCTGAAATCAGATACTACACCAATAGTAAAGAAGGTTATAAGAAAGAATAGAACTCTAAGGGCATTTGTTCCACCGGTCGCTTCTTTCGCAGCAGTCTGAGTCTTTTTCTCAGTAGCTATTGAGTCCTTGAGCTCCTTTATCCGTTCCTTACTGAGGTTAATCCTTTCAATAATGGCAGCCTTTTCAGCCTCTGCCTTTGTTGCAAGGTCCTTTTCAAGGCTAGCTATTTCTTTTTCTATCTTTTTAATCTCATTTTCAGCAGGTGTTATTTTGGCAGTGAGGGGGATAGCAATGAGGAGTATCACTGTAAAGGTTATGGCATAACCGAGAACAAACTTCGGAAATCTATTCCATATTTCTGATGCCCTGACCTTTTCACCAGGTTTGCATTCAATCTTTGCACACCATATCACAGCAAGTATAAAGGCCCAAATACTTATAAAGATATCTATAAAGAGCTTTGTGGTTGAGGCTGCCATCAACATCCACCCTGGATCATATTTAATTCCAGCAACAGTCTCTGCCTTTGCCCTTATAAGGGCATCAACAACCGCACCGCTTGCAAAGGCAGCTCCATCTGTCTTAACAGCAAGACCCATCCAGGCACCTGCAACCATCGGTTCTTGCCAGAGAAATGCCTGAGCAAAGAAAGGAAGTATGATTAATTCAATTACTGCAAATATGACTACAAGTGAGGAGACCATTATGGGTACAACTGGTCTGGCTTTTATGGCACCGCCAGTTGCTATTGCTGCTGAGACTCCACATATTGATATACCTGATGCGAGGGGCGCTGCCCATTCCCTGCTGAATTTGAAATATTTTCTTGCAATTAGATAAACCAGTGCCCAGTAAATAAGGTAGGCCTCCACAATTGCACAGAGCCCCCTGAAAAGCACTGCTGATGCAAGACCAAAGGCTTCAGCTGACTTGAGTCCCAGCAATGCACCCATAAGGGCAATTGCTGTCTTAATATATAGCTCAGGTCTAACAGCCTCCTTAAGAAAATTGGCAAGTCCTGGAAGAAAGTTTCCGATAAATAATCCCACAAGAAGGGCAATAATAAATCCTGCCTCTCCAGTAAGTTTCAGAGACCAGGGAATACCTGCTTTTTTTGCATCAGTGGCTGCAATATAGGCATAATGACCTGTAAGCCAGCAGGCATAGCTTATCCAGAAAATAATCGTGAATCCTATGGCAAATCTTTTTACATTAGCACCGAGAAGACCTGCGCCAATACCCATAATGGCAAGTAGAAATATATATGTCAGGAAAAGAGACAGAAAACCAGAAAGTCCTTTCCTTTCATAAGTCTGTCCAACCTGGAGACCTGAGGTATCCTTCACAGTTATTGTCTCTTCCTTGCCATCAGATTTTTTAATTGTTAACTTGTTACCTTCTATCTTTGTGATCTCGCCTTTAAGAGGAAGAAGTGCGGAAGATACAGGAGTTATTGCCTTTTCAAGTTTTGTCCATTCCTTTGTAGATACTACCCACCCAAAGGTGTTTATGCCAGCAAAGGAAAGAAGCGAAATTGCAAACAATACCATGGCAAGCCAGAAGGCTAACCAGTCTTCATTTAAAAGACCTTTTTTCTTTTCTTCCATACTGAGACCTCCTTATACTTATTTTTTTAAAAAAGAAAATTAACATAATTTGATATCAGGTCATAAAATCACCTCC includes:
- a CDS encoding putative sulfate exporter family transporter, whose translation is MEEKKKGLLNEDWLAFWLAMVLFAISLLSFAGINTFGWVVSTKEWTKLEKAITPVSSALLPLKGEITKIEGNKLTIKKSDGKEETITVKDTSGLQVGQTYERKGLSGFLSLFLTYIFLLAIMGIGAGLLGANVKRFAIGFTIIFWISYACWLTGHYAYIAATDAKKAGIPWSLKLTGEAGFIIALLVGLFIGNFLPGLANFLKEAVRPELYIKTAIALMGALLGLKSAEAFGLASAVLFRGLCAIVEAYLIYWALVYLIARKYFKFSREWAAPLASGISICGVSAAIATGGAIKARPVVPIMVSSLVVIFAVIELIILPFFAQAFLWQEPMVAGAWMGLAVKTDGAAFASGAVVDALIRAKAETVAGIKYDPGWMLMAASTTKLFIDIFISIWAFILAVIWCAKIECKPGEKVRASEIWNRFPKFVLGYAITFTVILLIAIPLTAKITPAENEIKKIEKEIASLEKDLATKAEAEKAAIIERINLSKERIKELKDSIATEKKTQTAAKEATGGTNALRVLFFLITFFTIGVVSDFRKLWEEGIGKLALVYLICLFGFILWIGLLISWIFFHGVKPPIISG
- a CDS encoding DNA translocase FtsK 4TM domain-containing protein, with amino-acid sequence MEFKRLKNELKGISSILLGLFCLVSLITYSPQDPSIFTYSEKAVKNYGGVIGANFADILFSFFGFSAFFIPLFLIIWGLRRLLHKEGHIIYLAGSLLFLISLSVLMGLVENSFNFSTERSLGGMTGTLISGFLQSLFSTFGSFVFSFMLFIFSLIMMSPVALFSVGIKTKRSKKEEIIEEIEEQVQEEDFTPAIVTDESTREEVQYL
- a CDS encoding undecaprenyl-diphosphate phosphatase, with the translated sequence MFEAVILGIIQGITEFLPISSTAHLILVPKFFGWQGTVDTLTFDIALHAGTLLAVLVYFIRDWVRIILHERRLLIFIIIATIPAGLTGIFLEDIVEKELRDPFVVALSLSVIGFFMLLTDRLSGKKNIEELRFIDCLFIGLFQTIALIPGVSRSGITIAAGFLMGLKREDSARFSFLLSTPVIAGASLIGFKRLIHEPQIDYSIFLSGMIASFISGLIAIGFLIKYLQRHRIDLFVYYRFGLAALIFLFF